The segment AAAAACGCAGGCACCTGTAACTGTTTCTTTAGATTGCTTCCCGACGAAATCAGTCGAAGAACTGATACAGGAGTTAGTGGAACTAAGTAAGGAATCGAAAAAGAATTTGATCAATGCGTGGCGTGGTTTTCTACCTGAACGTCTACTCCAATTTTATCTTGAACGTCTAGAAATGACCGAACTAACTGGTAGCCAAACAACCGAAAAACAAATCCAAGAATTTGCTGAATTATGTAAAAACTTTGAGCTATTGATCCATAAGACATTTCCCATCGAGAAATCTTTTGTTACTGGTGGTGGCGTTTCATTAAAAGAAGTCAATCCAAAAACCATGGAAAGTAAAGTATTGAACGGATTGTTTTTTGGCGGTGAATTACTTGATGTAAATGGGTATACAGGTGGCTTTAATATCACGGCAGCTTTTGCTACGGGGCGTGTTTCAGGGATGCACGCAGCCATGCAAAGTCAATGGTAAGAGACAAAAAAGCAAAACATTGCTTGAATGAAACATCCATGAAAGGCAACGCGTGTCGTTCGCCTTTCATGGATCGATCTTTCAGCATTTGTTTTGCTTTTTGTTTGTGGTTTTTAAATTTTGATATCGACAAATGTTGCATTGGTCAACTCAGCGATTGCTTCTGGAGCAAGTTCCATTTGCAATCCGCGCTTTCCAGCAGAAATAATGATCTGGTCATATTCTTTTGCCTGTTCTTCAATAAATGTTGGGAATAATTTTTTCATACCAATTGGTGAACAGCCACCCCGAATATATCCGGTCGTTTTTTCCAAGTCCTTGAGATGGAGCATTTCTACTTTTTTATTGCCGGAGACTTTTGCTAGTTTTTTTAAATCAAGTTCAGTGCTTCCAGGGATAACGGCAACGATCGGACCTGTGTTATTCCCCACTGCTACTAATGTTTTAAAAATTCGTGATTCACTTCCTGGCAACTGAGCAGCAACGGATGAGGCACTGATATGTGCTTCATCCCAAGCATATTCATGTTCTGTATAAGCAATCTTTTTTTGTTCTACCATACGTATAGCATTCGTTTTTACTGGTTTCTTCTTTGCCAAAATCTTCACCTTCGTCTAGCTTAATTTTCATTGAGTAAACTAATGATTTGTTTTAATTCTTTAACTGGTAATTGGCCAGGTGCAGAAGCTCGTGTCGCATCTAACGCACCGAAAGTGATGGCTGAACCTGTCACGTTGCCTGCAAGTCGAGAGACCATGCCAAGCTCACCCATTGACATAGTGATTAGAGGCATTGACACAAACGCATGTGCACGACGAGTCAATTCCATCATCCGTAAAACATCACGTTCATTATTTGGCATCACAGCAATTTTGCCGATACTTGCACCAAAATGTTCCATCATATTCAAACGATACAGCAAGACCGGATCTGCTGGTGTTTCTTTAAAATCGTGACTACTGATGACCAGTGGGATCTGGCGGCGGTGGATATCATGGAGCAGATCCTTTTCCATACTTTCGATTTTGAACAACTCAATATCTAGCATTTCCACTAATTCTGTGTCGATCAAAAATTTATACAGATCGTGATAGTCTTTGATTGAAATATCTTGCGTTCCACCTTCTTCTAAGGTTCGAAAAGTCAAAAGCAATGGAAGTCTTTCTAACATTTCATAGATCAGTACTAACGTTTCCTTTAGTTGTTCTTTGTTGAAGACATCCTGATAACAATCAAGACGCCATTCAGCCAAATCAGCACCGGCTTCCCTCGCCAGGATTGCTTCTCTCAGAAGTTCTTCGCGAGTTGTACCAGTCAAGGGCGCACAGACTTTTGGACGTCCAGTACCAAATCTTACTCCTTTTACTTGAAACATTTACTTCACGCCCTCTCTATTTTTTTATTTCATAAACAAATACCTTTAAATAATTTCCTTCTGGGAAAGAATCAATGGTTTGAAAATCATCAGGCAAACGATAAACACCGCTGATTTGGTATTCATACTCTGCAGAGATTAGTTCATCTTCGATCATTGCTTGAAATTGATCAATCGACACATTGGCTGCATTTGTTGAGGCAATCAAAATTCCTTCATCGGCTAAGATCGACAAGCTATCTTTCACTAATTCACCATAATTTTTGGCTACACGAAAGACTTTTTTCTTGTTCCGAGCAAAACTTGGAGGGTCCAAAACGATTACATCATAAGAGAAACCTTTACGTTGGGCATATTTAAAGTATTCAAAAACATCCATGACGATGATTTTATGGGCATCCGGTGTCAACCCGTTGACCTCAAATTGTTCACGAGTTTTTTTCAAACTTCGTTTTGCTAGATCGACACTTGTCGTTTCTGTTGCCCCACCCATAGCAGCAGCTACAGAAAAAGCACCGGTATAGCTAAACATATTCAGTACTGATTTCCCTAAAGCTAAGCCATCGATCAATGCCCCTCTGACTTCTTTTTGATCAAGGAAAATTCCTGTCATCAGACCTTCATTCAAATAAGTGGCATAAGTCACTCCATTTTCTTGGACAAGTAGTGGTTCTTTGGCCTCTTCTCCAGTCACATGCTGGCTCTCCGGTAATCGTGTTGTTTCAAAGCGAATTTTTTCGTAGATTCCGACAATTTCAGGATAAGCAGCTTGAAAAGCTTTTAATAAAACTTCACGAGCCAAATATAAGGTTTCATTGTACCAAGAAAAGACAGCAAAGCTATCGTAGTAGTCAATGATCAAACCACCGATCCCATCCCCTTCTCCATTGAACAAACGAAAAGCTGTTGTCTGCTCATCATTAAAATAGCTTGTCCTTTTTTCTTTAGCTGTCAGAAATTTTAGTTCAAAAAATGATTGATCAAATGGTTCATCCTTTTGACTGAGTACCCAACCAATCCCTTTGTTTTGTTTTCCTAAATAGCCTTTTCCTAAAAATTTTCCTTGCTGATCAATTAACTCTACCCATTCCGTCGTTTTTTTCATTTGGACTAGATCTTCTTCTTGGATCAATGGATAGCCTTTTAAAAATTTTTTGACTGCTCTTTTTTTTATTGTTAGTTTCATTGGCTCACCTGCTTTTTCATTCTCCCTTTTAGTATAACAAAAAACACGCTTCTTGTCTTAGAGATTCCTTGTCTTATAGGTAGTTTCCCTTAGAAAAGAGCTAAAATAAAAACTCCTTATCTCCCACTAAAACGAAATGCACAGTGTTCCGAAAGTAGCTCCTTCAGAAAAAAATTTGAAAAACGACAATTTGAAGAATGATTTCCGATTTTCCATGATGATTTCTCAGTGCTGCGCACTTTTGTCCTCCCTATTCATGTGTAGATTTTTGTACAAAACTTAGCGATCTTAAAGAAAATCTTAATCTATCAAGCTTGATTTGTACTTTCAATTGACACTATTTTGGTCTACTAGTAAAATGGTTAGGAGTATGTGAGTCGTGAGTATGTTTCATGTCACTCTTTTTTTATGTAAGAGTGCAGAAAGGAAGATTAATTTGAAAATAAAAACACCCGCTTTTTTAAATAAAAGGCTCGGATTTTTTTCTTTACTAGCAGTTTTGTTATGGGTCAAAACGATTGCTACTTATCTATTTGATTTCCATTTAGGGATCGATAGTGGCATCCAATATTTTATCTTGTTCATCAACCCGATCGCAACGACTATCCTTCTTTTAGGGATTGCCTTATATGTTAGACGAACGAAAGCAGCGTATATCACGATGCTAGTCATCTATTTCTTGTTGACCTTGCTCTTATTTTCTAACATCATCTATTATCGTGAGTTCACTGATTTTATTACGATCAACGCGATCCTAGGCGCCGGAAAAGTCGCAAGTGGTTTAGGCGAAAGTGCCTTACGGTTATTCCGTCCTTATGATGTCCTTTATTGGATCGATATCATTTTGATCATTGCACTTTTAGCAACGAAAAAAATCAAAATGGACCCACGTCCTGTACGCGCTCGAATGGCGTTTGCTTTTACTACATTAGCAGTGATGATCTTCTCTGGAAATCTATTTTTAGCTGAAGCAGATCGCCCAGAGTTATTGACACGTACATTCTCTCGTGATTATCTAGTTAAATATCTTGGACTGAACGCGTTCATGGTATACGACGGTATCCAAACTTACCAAACGAACCAAGTACGAGCTGAAGCAAGTCCAAATGATATGAAAGAAGTAGCAACTTACGTCAAAGAACATTATGCGCAACCAAACCAAGATCTCTATGGATTAGCTGAGGGTAAGAATGTTATCTATATCCATTTAGAAAGCTTACAACAGTTTGTGATCGATTATAAACTGAAAGACGAAAATGGCGTAGAACATGAAGTAACACCTTTCTTGAATAGTTTATTCCACAGTAATGAAACATTTAGTTTTGACAATTTCTTCCATCAAGTAAAAGCTGGAAAAACAAGTGATGCAGAGACATTGATGGAAAATTCATTATTCGGTTTGAACCAAGGATCGCTATTCACTCAACTTGGTGGTAAAAATACTTTCCAAGCAGCACCAAATATTTTAAAACAAACAAAAGGCTATACCAGTGCAGCATTCCATGGGAATGCTGGTACATTCTGGAACCGTAACGAAACTTATAAGAGTTTTGGATATGATTACTTCTTTGATGCTTCATACTATGACGTGAATGACGATAACTCATTCCAATACGGTTTACATGATAAACCATTCTTTGAACAATCCGTCCAATATTTAGAACGGATGCAACAACCCTTCTACTCAAAATTCATTGCTGTATCGAATCACTTCCCTTATTCAAAATTCACGAATGAGGAAGCTGGATTCCCAGTAGCTAATACGAACGATGAAACAATCAATGGTTACTTTGCGACAGCTAACTATTTAGACACAGCGGTAGAAGAATTCTTCAACTATTTAAAAGCAAGTGGCTTGTATGAAAACTCAGTCATCGTCTTATACGGTGACCACTACGGGATCTCTAATACAAGAAACAAATCTTTAGCTGAATTAGTTGGTAAAACAAGTTCGACATGGACAAATTTTGACAATGCAGCGATGCAACGCGTGCCATATATGATCCATATCCCCGGACAAACAAAAGGTGGAATCAATCATACGTACGGTGGCCAAGTAGATGCTTTACCGACATTGCTTCATTTGTTAGGTGTTGATTCAAAAAATTATATCCAATTAGGACAAGATCTTTTCTCACCTGATAATAACCAGTTAGTCGCTTTCCGTGATGGTGACTTCGTTTCACCTAAATATACCTATTATGGTGGATCTGTCTACGATACCCAAACAGGTGAAGTCCTATCCGATATGACTGAAGAACAACAAGCAGAAGTTACTGCCTTACGTGAAGCAGTCAGCAAGCAACTCGCCGTTTCAGACCAGATCAACAATGGCGATCTACTTCGATTTTATACAGAAAGTGGTTTAGAACCACTTGATACTTCTAAGTTTGATTACAAAAATGGCTTGCAACATCTAAATGATGCCGAGCGTTCACTTGGTGACAAATCAACAAGCGTCTTCAGTGAGAACAACAATCAAACGACACAAAATCTTTACGAAACAAAAACTTTCCAAGATATCCATGGTATTCCTACCGAGGAACCTACGGATAGTGAAGATGCAGTAGAAAACAACGAATGAACAACGTGAGAATAAGTAGCGAATGTTATCACTCAACGAACAGCACTCGAGGAAATCCTTTCTTCGGGTGCTTTTTTTGATCTAATAACTAGCGATATAAATAGATTTGCTTATTTCTACTCAGTGATTTTTTTTACCCGCACGATTGAAAGTGCAAAGAGATGCTACTAATCATATTCGATGCATCTCTGTCCCCTCATACATACTCTAAGTCTGAAACGATTAAGATCCCAGACAAATCATTTGATTCTTGGGGACTCATCGCTCGTTCATAAATCTTGAAATTGATACATTTCCCTATTAGTTTTTGCACTGGATCTCATAGTAGGACCAAAAGAATAGCGTCACTAAAGAAGTTTTTTATACGCCTTCAGGTTCCTTTTGCTTGTCCTACTTGACCAGCCTTCCTTTATTTCGGTTTTTCACTAAATGATTTTCATACTTTATTCATATTCATTTTTTATACTATTCTTGAGGTGAAAAGTATGAATATGATCCGTTATTCTACCGCACGATTACTTTATTACAAAAAACAAACATTTCTATATACTTTGTTTTCAAGCTTTTCTGCTTTTCTATTATTGATCAGCTTTAACTTATATAATCTACAAACCACTTTACACAAACAAATCCAAGATCGGGTGTTGATATTTGATGCTTCTGATGTCAAAGAAAACTTGCCTTCATCAGAAACGCTTCAACAAGCCTATCTGGTTGTGATCAGTTGTATACTGGCACTGTTTGCCTTGTGTTTCTTTTTTTTCTTTTTACTCTCACTCTATCGTCATCGTATGGAAATCATCAATTGGCGATTAGCGGGTCTTTCCAAACCAAAAATGTTCTTCTTTGTTTTTTGGCAATCCTTGATTCCATTAGTTCTGAGTTGTCTTGGCGTTCTTTTGATCGTTTTTGCTTTCCAAAATGGCTATCAAGCTTTACTCCAAAAAATCAATTTGGCTCTGTTAGATTTCTTCGAACTACCGAATTTACCAAGTGTCTTTTCTTCTGGAAATGGTTTATCGATCTCGATTGATCAAAATAGTTTTTTCATGATCGATTTTTTTAGCGATAACTTTTTAGTAGATACCTTAAAAGGGATCGGACAGACGATCATTTGTTTAGTTAGTATTAGCACATTACTTAGTACCTGTCTTTTCATGATTTCAAATCGACTTTTAAAAAGAAAGAAGCTGATCATTGATGAACCAACATGATTCAATGATATCATTTAGCGGTTTTACTGTTCTGATCGGTTCGAAAGCCGAACAACAGGTGATTTTCACAGAGATCAAAGCACAACTCCTTGCTTCAGAACGAACTGATCTGATGATCGTTCAAAAAAATTGGCCGTTCTTCCCTTATCTTAATTTAAAAGAACAAGTATTTTTGGACATCCCCGAAAAACAAAAAAAAGCCAAACAGGAACAAGCGCAAGATAAGCTAATGATAGATTCCTCGTTGCTCAAAAAATCAGTAAGTGAATTGAGCACGTACGAAAGAATCAAATTGCAACTGATGCATGCGATCCTCGCCGATAAAAATAAACTGATCATCGAAGACCCTATCGATGATTTGTCGATTATCGAGATTCAAGATCTTTTGACAAATCTTTGCGATTTAGTCAACGATCATTCTTTTTCGATCTTATTGTTGACTCATGATC is part of the Enterococcus mundtii genome and harbors:
- the ybaK gene encoding Cys-tRNA(Pro) deacylase gives rise to the protein MAKKKPVKTNAIRMVEQKKIAYTEHEYAWDEAHISASSVAAQLPGSESRIFKTLVAVGNNTGPIVAVIPGSTELDLKKLAKVSGNKKVEMLHLKDLEKTTGYIRGGCSPIGMKKLFPTFIEEQAKEYDQIIISAGKRGLQMELAPEAIAELTNATFVDIKI
- the aroD gene encoding type I 3-dehydroquinate dehydratase, whose product is MFQVKGVRFGTGRPKVCAPLTGTTREELLREAILAREAGADLAEWRLDCYQDVFNKEQLKETLVLIYEMLERLPLLLTFRTLEEGGTQDISIKDYHDLYKFLIDTELVEMLDIELFKIESMEKDLLHDIHRRQIPLVISSHDFKETPADPVLLYRLNMMEHFGASIGKIAVMPNNERDVLRMMELTRRAHAFVSMPLITMSMGELGMVSRLAGNVTGSAITFGALDATRASAPGQLPVKELKQIISLLNEN
- a CDS encoding class I SAM-dependent rRNA methyltransferase, producing the protein MKLTIKKRAVKKFLKGYPLIQEEDLVQMKKTTEWVELIDQQGKFLGKGYLGKQNKGIGWVLSQKDEPFDQSFFELKFLTAKEKRTSYFNDEQTTAFRLFNGEGDGIGGLIIDYYDSFAVFSWYNETLYLAREVLLKAFQAAYPEIVGIYEKIRFETTRLPESQHVTGEEAKEPLLVQENGVTYATYLNEGLMTGIFLDQKEVRGALIDGLALGKSVLNMFSYTGAFSVAAAMGGATETTSVDLAKRSLKKTREQFEVNGLTPDAHKIIVMDVFEYFKYAQRKGFSYDVIVLDPPSFARNKKKVFRVAKNYGELVKDSLSILADEGILIASTNAANVSIDQFQAMIEDELISAEYEYQISGVYRLPDDFQTIDSFPEGNYLKVFVYEIKK
- a CDS encoding LTA synthase family protein is translated as MFHVTLFLCKSAERKINLKIKTPAFLNKRLGFFSLLAVLLWVKTIATYLFDFHLGIDSGIQYFILFINPIATTILLLGIALYVRRTKAAYITMLVIYFLLTLLLFSNIIYYREFTDFITINAILGAGKVASGLGESALRLFRPYDVLYWIDIILIIALLATKKIKMDPRPVRARMAFAFTTLAVMIFSGNLFLAEADRPELLTRTFSRDYLVKYLGLNAFMVYDGIQTYQTNQVRAEASPNDMKEVATYVKEHYAQPNQDLYGLAEGKNVIYIHLESLQQFVIDYKLKDENGVEHEVTPFLNSLFHSNETFSFDNFFHQVKAGKTSDAETLMENSLFGLNQGSLFTQLGGKNTFQAAPNILKQTKGYTSAAFHGNAGTFWNRNETYKSFGYDYFFDASYYDVNDDNSFQYGLHDKPFFEQSVQYLERMQQPFYSKFIAVSNHFPYSKFTNEEAGFPVANTNDETINGYFATANYLDTAVEEFFNYLKASGLYENSVIVLYGDHYGISNTRNKSLAELVGKTSSTWTNFDNAAMQRVPYMIHIPGQTKGGINHTYGGQVDALPTLLHLLGVDSKNYIQLGQDLFSPDNNQLVAFRDGDFVSPKYTYYGGSVYDTQTGEVLSDMTEEQQAEVTALREAVSKQLAVSDQINNGDLLRFYTESGLEPLDTSKFDYKNGLQHLNDAERSLGDKSTSVFSENNNQTTQNLYETKTFQDIHGIPTEEPTDSEDAVENNE